In the Candidatus Nitrospira nitrosa genome, one interval contains:
- a CDS encoding porin family protein, translating to MSKRWFRVHIAGLILGIGVGWSSLSHAQIGEIGGATGGGMGGGMPIIPGTAFGGATDPSLRRTGDGLRLVPSIQVSERYDSNVFFAPKSQLRGLTPEDFVTTIVPQVRALYTSQENLVKLNAVVGAVGGYYAINTGLSYVGANAGATLDLSNLLSRWRPGARLTVSDTYFYSPQPPAFLLGDQSGIQANPFVAGFQATRANTSSNSVNTVLELPLTGKIKLTGSFTNSFIHYGASEVQQATSLISQNVSTYTAGLLTQVSLYDALRVDFTANEFDQGRLGSFSARGGILGWTHKFSPTVSVDTTGGVQLLSGELNGVPFSPVIAPIGSLAILWKNPTTSLTLAYRTGIAPSFQFQSVALLNHMVSCNITQSTPIDDVIVLFGGNFSVANEYGSNSGSSLSWTTVGGTGGVLYRVTQDTFLTLTYSYQNVDNVFRGVHFAFDRHVGQLALAKAFY from the coding sequence GTGAGCAAAAGATGGTTTCGTGTGCATATCGCAGGCCTCATCCTTGGGATAGGTGTGGGGTGGTCCTCGCTCAGTCACGCGCAGATAGGTGAAATCGGTGGAGCAACTGGTGGTGGGATGGGTGGAGGAATGCCGATTATTCCAGGAACAGCGTTCGGCGGGGCGACCGATCCCAGTTTAAGGCGGACCGGTGATGGGTTACGTCTGGTTCCGTCGATTCAAGTTTCTGAGCGATACGACAGTAATGTATTTTTTGCACCAAAGAGCCAGCTTCGTGGTCTGACGCCGGAGGATTTCGTCACGACAATCGTGCCGCAAGTGAGAGCATTATATACCTCTCAAGAAAATCTGGTGAAGTTAAATGCTGTTGTGGGAGCAGTCGGTGGGTATTACGCGATCAATACAGGACTCAGTTATGTGGGAGCCAACGCCGGTGCGACGCTGGACCTGAGCAATCTCTTAAGCCGATGGAGACCAGGGGCGAGGCTCACCGTATCCGATACGTATTTTTATAGTCCCCAGCCCCCAGCGTTTCTTCTGGGCGACCAATCAGGCATACAGGCAAACCCTTTCGTCGCAGGCTTCCAGGCAACCCGTGCCAATACAAGTTCCAACAGCGTCAACACTGTTCTCGAGCTTCCGCTCACCGGAAAGATCAAATTGACTGGAAGCTTCACAAATAGCTTTATCCATTATGGAGCATCGGAGGTTCAGCAGGCCACGAGCCTGATCAGCCAAAACGTTTCCACCTACACTGCCGGTCTCCTAACGCAGGTCTCTCTGTACGACGCTTTGAGAGTGGATTTTACTGCGAATGAATTTGACCAAGGTCGACTGGGCTCGTTTAGCGCGCGAGGCGGTATCTTGGGGTGGACTCACAAGTTTTCCCCTACCGTGAGCGTTGATACCACTGGTGGCGTGCAGCTCCTGTCAGGTGAGTTGAATGGGGTGCCCTTCTCCCCAGTGATCGCACCAATCGGCAGTCTCGCCATTCTCTGGAAGAACCCGACAACATCGCTAACCCTCGCATATCGAACCGGCATAGCCCCATCGTTTCAGTTCCAAAGCGTGGCACTACTCAATCACATGGTATCGTGTAATATCACTCAGAGTACCCCGATTGACGATGTGATCGTTCTGTTTGGGGGGAACTTTAGCGTTGCCAACGAGTACGGGTCTAATTCTGGAAGCAGCCTCTCCTGGACGACTGTGGGGGGAACGGGGGGGGTGCTCTACCGCGTGACCCAGGACACGTTTCTCACGCTAACCTACAGTTACCAGAATGTTGATAATGTATTCAGAGGAGTCCATTTTGCTTTCGACAGACACGTGGGACAACTCGCACTCGCGAAGGCATTCTACTAA
- a CDS encoding polysaccharide biosynthesis/export family protein, with amino-acid sequence MVAIARNMQRLCALRDVILVITIAVGVIACAEKREDYKVHLTEPSDFFLGPEDILKVTVWKSPDLSGEVAIRPDGTITLPLIGDVPAAGLTANMLAKRISERLTEYVSSPIVTVQVKEVNSYFIYVLGEVLKPGKYPLKSYANVMQGVALGGGFAPFANKNKIKVLRNVSTGAVGHEEKHQIEIPVRYDDIVKGVAVPGNFILLSGDVIVVP; translated from the coding sequence ATGGTGGCCATTGCCAGGAATATGCAGAGGCTCTGCGCCTTACGTGATGTGATACTTGTCATTACCATAGCGGTTGGCGTGATCGCATGTGCAGAAAAACGGGAGGATTATAAAGTCCACCTGACCGAACCATCTGACTTCTTCCTTGGACCAGAAGACATACTCAAAGTGACGGTCTGGAAGAGTCCCGACCTCTCAGGTGAGGTGGCGATTCGTCCAGATGGCACGATCACCCTGCCGCTTATTGGGGACGTGCCGGCTGCCGGCCTGACGGCAAATATGTTGGCCAAGCGCATCAGCGAGCGACTCACAGAATACGTGTCATCACCGATCGTCACGGTTCAAGTCAAAGAAGTGAACAGCTACTTCATTTATGTCTTGGGAGAAGTTTTGAAGCCCGGGAAGTACCCGCTGAAATCGTATGCCAATGTCATGCAGGGCGTTGCATTGGGGGGCGGCTTCGCACCCTTTGCAAACAAGAACAAGATCAAGGTACTACGGAATGTGAGCACCGGGGCGGTAGGGCATGAAGAGAAGCACCAGATCGAAATTCCGGTACGGTATGACGACATTGTCAAAGGCGTCGCTGTACCAGGAAACTTCATACTCCTAAGCGGCGACGTCATCGTGGTGCCCTAG
- a CDS encoding transcription termination/antitermination NusG family protein translates to MGILLGQDQEIILEQGQSHALTTPGEWYAVQTHFRHEKLVRDRLLAVGLEPLLPLGKQCRQWSDRKVWMNLPLFAGYCFARLVLDNSLAVLRTPGVIRIVGTPKPEPIPAEEIAAIQQICSVNRMIEPCDYLVEGSWVEVIRGPLTGLRGQLVRRSNHHAIVIRAHLIQQAALVHIEADEVVSLQ, encoded by the coding sequence ATGGGAATACTTCTAGGGCAAGATCAAGAAATTATACTAGAGCAAGGCCAGTCACATGCACTGACAACTCCAGGTGAATGGTACGCTGTCCAGACACATTTTCGCCACGAGAAGCTGGTACGAGATCGGCTGTTGGCAGTAGGACTCGAACCCTTACTTCCATTGGGTAAACAATGCCGCCAGTGGTCCGACCGCAAGGTGTGGATGAATCTCCCGCTCTTTGCCGGCTATTGCTTTGCGAGGCTCGTGTTGGACAACAGCCTTGCCGTTCTTCGAACACCGGGCGTGATCCGCATCGTCGGCACCCCGAAACCTGAACCGATTCCGGCAGAAGAAATTGCTGCAATTCAGCAGATCTGTTCCGTCAACCGTATGATCGAACCTTGCGATTACTTGGTAGAAGGCTCTTGGGTTGAAGTGATACGAGGTCCGCTGACCGGACTTCGTGGGCAACTCGTGCGGAGATCCAATCACCATGCCATTGTCATCCGTGCCCACCTCATTCAGCAGGCCGCTCTAGTCCACATCGAGGCTGATGAGGTTGTCTCCTTGCAGTAA
- a CDS encoding surface-adhesin E family protein yields MLIDSPVQAEWVVLGNWYQSHPLQVVYVDPSTIRRDGNVVTFSALIDWKTMQGGRTPTRFYSTTLTKQVDCMGKLLRTISSTDYYGHMGTGEVISTGKHARGDLWVPVEAGTTNQGLWETVCRKE; encoded by the coding sequence ATGCTCATTGACAGCCCCGTCCAGGCTGAGTGGGTGGTCCTCGGGAATTGGTATCAGTCCCACCCGTTGCAGGTTGTGTATGTCGACCCCAGTACGATCCGTCGAGATGGAAACGTCGTCACATTCTCGGCCCTGATCGATTGGAAAACGATGCAGGGAGGACGAACCCCTACCCGCTTCTACTCCACCACACTCACCAAGCAAGTCGATTGTATGGGGAAACTTCTTAGAACGATCTCTTCCACGGACTATTACGGGCATATGGGAACCGGTGAGGTAATAAGTACTGGCAAACACGCGAGAGGAGATCTGTGGGTGCCTGTTGAAGCAGGAACGACCAACCAAGGGTTATGGGAAACAGTGTGTAGGAAAGAATAA
- the mtnA gene encoding S-methyl-5-thioribose-1-phosphate isomerase, whose product MVPTVEWKNEGVRLLDQSRLPETVEFIDCNDYKTVADAIRTLKVRGAPAIGVTAAMGVALGAQAIATTDYPSFAQAVGAICDELAATRPTAVNLFWAIDRMRRKLESLQGQSVSTIKQVLISESQAILEEDIALCKTMGRHGAGLIQDGQTILTHCNAGSLATAGYGTALGVIRAAWEQGKKIQVIADETRPVLQGARLTAWELMQDHIPVTLITDNMAGSLMKQGRIQLCVVGADRIAANGDVANKIGTYSVAVLARAHNIPFYVAAPYSTIDLKTKTGEDIPIEQRNPLEVTTIHGSHPVAPKDVAVYNPAFDVTPAELITGIITERGVFKPQEIKSHFLS is encoded by the coding sequence ATGGTTCCAACAGTTGAATGGAAAAATGAGGGCGTCCGTCTCTTGGACCAAAGTCGGCTTCCCGAGACGGTTGAGTTCATTGACTGCAATGACTATAAAACAGTCGCCGATGCCATTCGAACCTTAAAAGTTCGCGGGGCGCCCGCCATCGGAGTGACTGCAGCCATGGGGGTGGCCTTAGGGGCACAGGCGATCGCCACAACGGATTACCCATCCTTTGCACAAGCCGTGGGCGCCATTTGTGATGAACTGGCAGCGACCAGACCGACTGCGGTCAATCTCTTTTGGGCGATTGACCGTATGAGGAGAAAGCTGGAGTCTTTGCAAGGACAGTCGGTCTCAACAATCAAACAGGTGCTCATCTCAGAATCGCAAGCAATACTGGAAGAAGATATTGCCTTGTGCAAAACCATGGGGCGTCATGGAGCAGGACTCATCCAAGACGGGCAGACGATCCTCACGCACTGTAATGCAGGGTCGCTCGCGACGGCAGGGTATGGAACAGCGCTGGGCGTCATTCGCGCGGCATGGGAGCAGGGGAAGAAAATCCAGGTGATCGCAGATGAGACTCGCCCAGTCCTTCAAGGAGCTCGCCTCACAGCTTGGGAGCTCATGCAAGATCATATCCCTGTCACACTGATTACAGACAATATGGCCGGGTCTCTCATGAAACAGGGGAGGATTCAACTCTGCGTCGTCGGAGCGGATCGCATTGCAGCCAATGGGGACGTCGCCAACAAAATAGGTACGTACTCAGTGGCAGTCCTAGCCAGGGCTCACAACATTCCCTTCTATGTCGCGGCTCCCTACTCGACCATTGATCTCAAGACGAAAACCGGGGAAGACATTCCCATCGAACAGCGAAATCCGCTTGAAGTTACAACCATCCACGGTAGCCATCCCGTCGCTCCCAAAGATGTAGCCGTCTACAATCCAGCCTTTGATGTCACGCCTGCCGAGCTCATTACAGGCATCATTACCGAGCGAGGCGTGTTTAAGCCTCAGGAAATCAAAAGTCACTTTCTAAGCTGA
- a CDS encoding DNA internalization-related competence protein ComEC/Rec2 codes for MLPSLTVAVLIGLLCGAQVPFFPLSVLTALLTIAVALTLLERTGYLTTGSALALYLGVLSGLIYWSITTKPPSHHPSPEVLSVEETVVTGRVIVPVQHGASRQTLVLQTDDGTMRLRLVWRNPEFTLHHGDRVAVHGRYHTPRGGLNPGGFDYATYLEHQGITLVGTIVGAQAVTLLESGAVSLRWRGWNQIDHWRTRIREAAIRSVRQPALGLVLGMIIGERGYLEQELQDWFMATGTVHLLSISGSHLGLVAAVVYWVVRFLIVRIPTMSLLTITRRLTISQLAILFSWPAVALYTLLAGAELATVRSLVMITMGMVAVWFGHDRHLNHSMAVALLLIVGHDPHAIFDISFQLSFLSVFVMIQMIGLIASSDQEFTRNEYGWISRATSHGVKALIFSAVLTITTFPVVAFYFNQVPWLGILTNLAAIPLTGFILVPFGLSLAIWTILTGADVLVWGSGLDSAFTWLVEGVHWFATIQGAQWPIAAPSIPTMILFYAGAFAASMPMVSKRWRLAGTGLALALIVWWVWPLGHRSDGDHWRVTFLDVGQGDSAFLELPDGQTVLIDGGGRHDRFDMGRSVVAPFLWNRGIAHIDHVIGTHQQMDHVGGLIWIFHHLSVGQFWDQGVERPEQFVTDLTSAIQSNGIPKRAAMQGQNVLNGGPCRLMILNPQQDVEPAVSTSFHTGTELNNRSVVSRLDCGASSILFAADIEIGGLRQLPESGHEPVTVLKVPHHGARSSLDQKWIRQLHPQYAIISVGATNPYGHPAPAVIKTYEEQATRVYRTDHDGAVWVQGQVSSSDLTVTSMRELMIQPIDVFTCPWRCEIQNWRRLFAQIG; via the coding sequence ATGCTTCCATCCCTTACCGTTGCCGTTCTCATCGGACTTCTGTGTGGGGCACAGGTTCCGTTTTTCCCCCTCTCGGTTCTCACTGCCCTCCTGACGATAGCCGTCGCACTTACACTGCTCGAGCGAACCGGCTATCTGACGACAGGATCCGCACTCGCTCTCTACCTCGGCGTCCTGTCTGGACTCATCTATTGGTCCATCACCACCAAGCCCCCGTCTCATCACCCATCGCCAGAGGTCCTCAGTGTTGAGGAGACTGTTGTGACGGGTCGCGTGATCGTCCCGGTTCAGCATGGCGCTAGTCGTCAGACACTTGTACTGCAGACAGATGATGGAACCATGCGACTACGCCTGGTATGGCGCAATCCAGAATTCACCTTGCATCATGGTGACCGCGTGGCTGTCCACGGTCGTTACCATACTCCCCGAGGAGGGTTGAATCCTGGTGGATTCGACTATGCCACCTATCTTGAACATCAAGGAATCACTCTGGTCGGGACCATTGTGGGAGCTCAGGCCGTCACCTTGCTGGAGTCAGGAGCCGTAAGTCTTCGATGGCGTGGATGGAATCAGATCGATCATTGGCGAACCAGGATCCGAGAGGCTGCGATCCGTAGCGTTCGGCAACCGGCACTGGGACTGGTGCTTGGCATGATCATTGGTGAACGCGGCTATCTTGAGCAAGAGCTTCAAGATTGGTTCATGGCTACAGGCACGGTTCACTTATTGTCGATTTCCGGATCACATCTTGGGCTGGTTGCTGCGGTCGTTTATTGGGTCGTGCGATTCTTGATTGTACGGATACCGACCATGTCATTACTCACCATCACCAGACGCCTGACCATTTCACAACTGGCGATACTGTTCAGCTGGCCCGCTGTCGCACTCTACACGCTGCTTGCTGGGGCCGAATTAGCTACCGTCCGATCGCTTGTCATGATTACGATGGGGATGGTGGCTGTTTGGTTTGGTCACGATCGGCATCTGAACCATTCCATGGCCGTCGCCTTGCTTCTGATTGTGGGGCATGATCCCCATGCTATCTTTGACATTTCCTTTCAGCTTTCATTTCTCTCGGTATTCGTGATGATTCAGATGATCGGCCTCATCGCCTCATCGGACCAGGAGTTCACCCGAAATGAGTATGGATGGATTTCTCGTGCCACCAGCCATGGCGTCAAGGCTCTGATCTTCAGCGCAGTCCTCACCATCACCACGTTCCCTGTCGTCGCATTCTATTTCAATCAAGTACCGTGGCTTGGCATACTCACGAATCTTGCAGCCATCCCCTTAACCGGCTTCATTCTGGTTCCCTTTGGACTCTCTCTGGCGATCTGGACCATACTGACCGGTGCCGACGTGTTGGTCTGGGGATCAGGATTGGATTCTGCGTTCACGTGGTTGGTCGAAGGTGTTCACTGGTTCGCCACGATTCAAGGAGCTCAATGGCCTATTGCCGCGCCATCCATTCCAACTATGATACTGTTCTATGCAGGCGCCTTTGCCGCAAGTATGCCGATGGTCTCAAAACGATGGCGACTGGCAGGAACCGGTTTAGCGCTTGCACTGATCGTATGGTGGGTGTGGCCTCTGGGCCATCGCAGCGACGGCGATCACTGGCGTGTGACTTTTCTGGATGTGGGACAGGGGGATAGTGCTTTCCTTGAACTCCCGGATGGACAAACGGTGTTGATCGACGGAGGAGGACGTCACGATCGATTCGACATGGGACGAAGCGTGGTCGCGCCATTTCTATGGAACAGAGGCATAGCGCATATCGACCATGTCATTGGCACGCATCAACAAATGGACCATGTGGGCGGGTTGATCTGGATCTTCCACCATTTGTCTGTAGGACAGTTCTGGGACCAAGGTGTGGAGCGACCGGAACAGTTCGTCACAGACCTGACCTCAGCCATTCAGTCGAATGGCATTCCGAAGCGAGCGGCCATGCAAGGACAGAATGTCCTGAACGGAGGTCCTTGTCGGCTGATGATTCTCAATCCACAGCAAGATGTGGAACCAGCCGTGTCCACTTCGTTTCATACAGGGACTGAATTGAACAACCGCTCGGTCGTATCTCGATTGGACTGTGGCGCCAGTTCAATTCTCTTTGCCGCTGATATTGAGATCGGCGGGTTACGCCAGTTGCCGGAGAGCGGACACGAGCCTGTCACGGTCCTGAAGGTGCCGCACCATGGGGCGCGGAGCTCGTTGGACCAAAAATGGATTCGGCAGCTTCATCCTCAATATGCCATTATTTCTGTCGGGGCGACCAATCCCTATGGACATCCTGCTCCCGCTGTGATCAAGACATATGAAGAACAGGCGACGAGGGTCTATCGCACCGATCATGATGGAGCCGTCTGGGTACAAGGTCAGGTATCAAGCAGTGACCTCACGGTAACCAGTATGCGTGAACTCATGATCCAACCCATCGATGTGTTCACCTGCCCCTGGCGTTGTGAGATACAGAACTGGCGACGGTTATTCGCTCAGATCGGATAA
- the glmM gene encoding phosphoglucosamine mutase, with amino-acid sequence MRRLFGTDGVRGVANLDPMTSETAMQLGRAAAHIFMRRAGRHQIVIGKDTRISGYMLESALTAGICSMGVDVLLVGPMPTPAIAFLTRSLRADAGVVISASHNPYQDNGIKFFSGDGFKLPDEVEARIEELIVSDEINHLRPTADLIGKAYRIDDADGRYIEFAKRSLPRELDFQGIKLVVDCANGAGYKVAPTVLRELGATVEVIGNKPDGMNINKGCGAVHPELLQETVRLQKADLGIALDGDADRAIFVCEQGTVIDGDHVMAALSLDLHHQGLLANRTLVGTVMSNFGLELSMAKAGIKLIRTPVGDRYLLERMLAEGYNFGGEQSGHFIFLDHNTTGDGLISALQILSLMKRSNKPLSELAKAMTAVPQILLNIRVKQKPVLESIPEIEQAIQDNNRRLNGSGRVLIRYSGTEPLLRIMVEGEHASVVKEVADDLARVVQAHIG; translated from the coding sequence ATGCGTAGATTATTTGGAACAGATGGTGTGCGTGGCGTCGCGAATCTTGATCCAATGACGAGTGAGACCGCCATGCAGCTGGGGCGAGCCGCCGCCCATATTTTTATGCGACGAGCGGGACGTCATCAGATCGTCATCGGCAAGGACACGAGAATTTCTGGGTATATGCTGGAATCTGCTCTCACGGCAGGCATCTGCTCCATGGGCGTCGATGTCCTCTTGGTAGGGCCGATGCCCACACCGGCTATTGCCTTCTTGACTAGGAGTCTACGTGCTGATGCGGGCGTCGTCATTTCTGCATCGCACAATCCCTATCAGGATAACGGCATTAAGTTTTTCTCAGGTGATGGGTTCAAACTTCCCGACGAGGTCGAGGCCCGTATTGAAGAGCTCATTGTCTCCGATGAGATCAATCACCTGAGACCGACTGCCGACCTGATTGGGAAAGCCTATCGGATCGACGATGCTGACGGGCGATACATTGAATTTGCCAAACGGTCACTGCCGAGGGAATTGGATTTCCAGGGGATCAAGCTGGTCGTGGACTGTGCCAATGGGGCAGGATACAAAGTTGCTCCCACCGTCTTAAGAGAATTGGGCGCGACCGTTGAGGTGATCGGGAACAAACCCGACGGCATGAATATCAATAAGGGATGTGGGGCTGTCCACCCCGAACTCTTGCAAGAGACCGTCCGACTGCAGAAGGCCGATCTGGGAATCGCGCTGGACGGAGATGCAGACCGAGCTATTTTTGTGTGCGAACAAGGAACCGTGATCGACGGAGACCATGTGATGGCGGCGCTCAGCCTCGACCTCCACCACCAGGGTCTTCTGGCCAACCGTACGTTGGTTGGTACCGTCATGAGTAATTTCGGTCTGGAATTGTCGATGGCCAAGGCCGGGATCAAACTGATTCGTACGCCGGTCGGGGATCGATACCTCCTCGAACGTATGTTGGCGGAGGGCTATAACTTCGGCGGAGAGCAGTCGGGACATTTCATCTTTCTCGACCACAACACGACCGGAGATGGGCTGATTTCAGCCCTGCAAATCTTGTCATTGATGAAACGCAGCAACAAGCCATTGTCTGAACTGGCTAAGGCAATGACCGCAGTGCCGCAGATCCTGCTCAACATCCGCGTCAAACAGAAGCCGGTGTTAGAATCGATTCCTGAAATTGAGCAGGCTATTCAAGACAACAACCGCCGTCTCAATGGAAGCGGTCGTGTGCTCATCCGTTACTCCGGCACCGAACCGTTGTTGCGAATCATGGTCGAAGGCGAGCACGCGTCGGTTGTCAAGGAAGTCGCTGACGATCTCGCACGAGTAGTACAAGCCCATATCGGCTGA
- the folP gene encoding dihydropteroate synthase: MSGHPASSEQWFFAKGQKIDCRTRPLIMGVVNITADSFYDGGHYLKPDRAIAHAMELVGQGADLIDIGGESTRPGSQFISEQDELDRVLPVVEELARRISIPISVDTTKSRVAQCALEYGASIINDVSAMTQDPAMASVVARSGAAVVLMHIQGTPQTMQLAPSYADVVGEVIQFLDARVQDAIRAGIARTNIVLDPGFGFGKLMFHNLELLRRLSSLLTLNRPLLVGLSRKAFIGTIIDKSVEHREWGTAAAIALAVDRGARIIRVHDVAMMMDVVKMAAAASRSWSSHGEGNDA; the protein is encoded by the coding sequence ATGTCAGGACACCCAGCTTCCTCCGAACAGTGGTTTTTTGCGAAAGGTCAAAAGATTGATTGCCGGACTCGTCCTCTCATCATGGGCGTCGTCAACATTACGGCTGATTCGTTTTACGATGGTGGACACTATCTCAAACCTGACCGAGCTATTGCGCACGCAATGGAACTCGTCGGACAAGGCGCCGATCTGATCGATATCGGCGGGGAATCGACCAGACCCGGGTCCCAATTCATCAGTGAGCAGGACGAACTAGACCGTGTACTACCAGTCGTTGAGGAACTGGCCCGCCGGATATCCATTCCGATATCCGTCGACACCACAAAATCGCGAGTCGCTCAATGCGCCTTAGAGTATGGGGCCTCAATCATTAATGATGTGAGTGCGATGACACAGGATCCGGCCATGGCCTCAGTGGTTGCACGGTCAGGCGCCGCCGTCGTTCTCATGCATATACAAGGCACGCCTCAAACCATGCAGCTCGCACCGAGCTACGCGGATGTAGTCGGCGAGGTGATACAATTTCTGGACGCGCGGGTTCAGGATGCCATCCGTGCTGGGATCGCACGAACGAATATCGTGCTTGATCCAGGATTTGGTTTTGGTAAGCTGATGTTTCATAATCTCGAACTCCTTCGAAGGTTATCATCGTTGTTGACCCTGAATCGCCCGCTGCTGGTCGGGCTGTCACGGAAGGCGTTTATCGGAACAATCATCGACAAATCGGTTGAACATCGGGAATGGGGGACGGCAGCTGCCATTGCATTAGCCGTGGACCGGGGCGCTCGGATTATTCGTGTGCATGATGTCGCCATGATGATGGATGTTGTGAAGATGGCCGCAGCAGCAAGCCGCAGTTGGTCATCGCATGGAGAGGGGAATGATGCGTAG
- the ftsH gene encoding ATP-dependent zinc metalloprotease FtsH codes for MNSRVKNLLFWVVVGLFMILLFNLFSVPTHAPEEEVIFSDFMSKLDKGDFEKVIIKGNHISGVLKDKTRIRTYSADYPDFVKVLREREVQIEVKPPDESPWYITFLVTWGPFILFLGLWFFLMRQMQIGGNKALSFGKSRARMLTEERKKITFSDVAGVDEAKEEVLEIIEFLKDPRKFQKLGGRIPKGVLVVGPPGTGKTLLAKAIAGEAGVPFFSISGSDFVEMFVGVGASRVRDLFEQGKKHAPCIIFIDEIDAVGRLRGAGLGGGHDEREQTLNQLLVEMDGFDTTEGVILVAATNRPDVLDPALLRPGRFDRQVVVNRPDLKGRSEILKVHTKKVPISGNVELEKIARGTPGFSGADLENLVNEAALWAARQNKKEVENIDFEMAKDKVMMGAERKSMILTDEEKRITAYHEAGHALMAKLLPGTDPVHKVTIIPRGRALGVTMQLPTDDRHNYSKEFLYNTLAILMGGRVAEELVFQHVTTGAGNDLERATDLARKMVCEWGMSEKLGPLTFGQKEDSVFLGRDFATKRDVSDQVALEIDLEIKRFVTDNYERARRVLTEQMSGLKALAEALLEKEVLDGQEIDQILLQSSSQTVPA; via the coding sequence ATGAATTCCCGGGTCAAGAACCTGCTTTTCTGGGTCGTCGTCGGCTTGTTCATGATTCTCCTATTCAACTTATTCAGTGTTCCGACGCATGCGCCGGAAGAAGAAGTTATCTTCAGCGACTTTATGTCGAAGCTCGATAAAGGTGATTTTGAAAAAGTCATCATCAAGGGCAACCACATCAGTGGAGTGTTAAAAGACAAAACTCGCATCCGCACCTATTCGGCCGACTATCCCGATTTTGTAAAGGTGCTTCGGGAGAGAGAGGTGCAGATCGAGGTCAAACCGCCTGACGAGAGTCCCTGGTACATCACATTTCTCGTCACATGGGGACCGTTTATTCTATTCCTCGGTCTCTGGTTTTTTCTCATGCGGCAGATGCAGATCGGGGGAAATAAAGCACTTTCGTTTGGTAAGAGTCGGGCACGGATGCTGACGGAAGAACGAAAAAAAATCACATTTTCCGATGTGGCCGGCGTCGATGAGGCCAAAGAAGAAGTCCTTGAGATTATCGAATTCCTGAAGGATCCCAGAAAGTTTCAGAAACTTGGGGGGCGTATTCCTAAAGGGGTGTTGGTCGTTGGCCCTCCAGGAACTGGCAAGACTCTCCTGGCCAAAGCGATCGCCGGAGAAGCTGGTGTGCCGTTCTTCAGCATCAGTGGATCAGATTTCGTTGAGATGTTTGTCGGCGTAGGGGCTTCACGCGTACGTGACCTCTTTGAGCAAGGGAAAAAACACGCCCCCTGCATTATTTTCATCGATGAGATTGATGCTGTCGGTCGTCTGCGTGGCGCGGGTCTTGGCGGGGGACATGATGAGCGGGAGCAAACGCTCAATCAATTACTCGTTGAAATGGACGGATTTGATACGACTGAGGGAGTCATCTTGGTTGCAGCCACCAATCGTCCCGATGTGCTTGATCCTGCCTTGCTGCGACCCGGGCGTTTCGATCGCCAGGTTGTCGTGAATCGTCCGGATCTCAAAGGCCGTTCTGAAATCCTGAAAGTCCATACCAAAAAGGTTCCCATCTCCGGGAACGTCGAGTTGGAAAAGATTGCTCGGGGAACTCCAGGGTTTTCCGGTGCAGACCTTGAAAACCTTGTGAATGAGGCCGCCTTGTGGGCCGCCCGTCAAAATAAAAAAGAAGTCGAGAACATCGACTTCGAGATGGCGAAAGACAAAGTCATGATGGGTGCGGAACGGAAGAGCATGATTCTCACCGATGAGGAAAAGCGTATTACGGCCTATCATGAAGCCGGCCATGCCTTGATGGCCAAGCTCCTCCCTGGCACCGATCCGGTTCATAAAGTCACGATTATCCCGAGAGGCCGTGCGCTCGGTGTGACCATGCAATTGCCGACCGACGACCGGCATAATTATTCCAAGGAGTTTCTCTATAATACGCTGGCGATTCTCATGGGTGGACGTGTGGCCGAGGAGCTTGTCTTTCAGCATGTCACCACTGGAGCAGGCAACGATCTGGAACGTGCTACCGATCTGGCACGTAAGATGGTTTGTGAATGGGGTATGAGTGAAAAGTTAGGGCCGTTGACATTTGGGCAGAAGGAAGACTCCGTATTTCTTGGACGGGACTTCGCAACCAAACGAGATGTCAGCGATCAAGTCGCACTCGAAATTGATCTTGAGATCAAACGTTTCGTCACGGATAACTATGAACGTGCGCGCCGTGTACTGACTGAACAGATGTCCGGTCTCAAGGCCTTAGCAGAGGCCTTGCTTGAAAAAGAAGTACTGGACGGCCAAGAAATCGATCAAATTTTATTGCAGTCTTCCTCTCAAACTGTTCCAGCCTAA